The DNA region AAGCCCGCCCATTGAGCTCCCGGCAATTGTTGTGTGTACAGCATCACTTTGGGTACGGTAATGTTTATCAATATATGGCTTAAGGTCATTAATCAAAAACTGTATATAATCATCTCCCCTGCCCTCACCATATTTTGAATTGTACGGGTCATATTCAGTTATGCGGAACTCACCACCATGGTCAACACCAACTATGATACTTTCCTGTTGACCTGGTAGTTTATCCATGAGCTCATCAATCCCCCATTCACCATAGGCAGAGGTATACTCATCAAAAAGGTTTTGGCCATCATGCATATAAATTACAGGGTATTGGGTTTTGCCAACCTCATATCCTGCCGGCAGATAGATCCAAACCCTCCGCTGCCTGCCTAATTGAGGTATTTCAAAGTTTTCGCTGATGATACTTACCCTGGCAGTAGCTGTATGTCTCTTTTCGGGCCGTGCAAAATTGTCCTGCCAACCCGCGATATCAAGCAGAACGGTGGTATCGCCTTTTACCAGGAGGCTTCTGTTTTCAACAGCCTTGCCAGCGGTGTCACATTCCACTGCGTTCCAGCTGCCGCGGGTAATTTTAAAGTGAATAATGCCGGCGGGTAAATCTTTATTTAAGGTATAACTTCCTTTGTTGTTTTTAACAAGTTCCCAGGCTTTATCAGCTGGGTTCCAGCCATTAAAATCACCTGCCAAAAAAAGGCGTTCAGAAGGGCTTTTCAGGGCCGAAATTTTGCCGGTAAAAAAGGAGATTTTCACCTGGCTAAAAAGCAAAAAATTTTGGCCCAAAAGCAAAAACGCGCAGAAAATTATTTTTTTCATCATCATAAAAAGCTAAAAACCGGGAACGTTTCCGGGAACGTTCCCGGAAATTGGTTGCATTAAAGTAAAATTACATATTGTGTAAACCTGACACTTACTTATTTCACAAATATGTGTTTAAATGCAAATTTCGCATAAAAACAATATTTTTTCTCGGTTATTTTAATAATTTTCAACATTTCGTTAAAGTTAAAAAAGACTTAATTAAACGCTTTAAAATTATCTTTTATATAAAATTTGCAATTGATATTTGTAAATGTAAATTAGTCGCATGCTGTTTCGGCCACAATAATAAACCAATTATAGACGGCAAAATAAGCCTTTTTTTATTCATAAAAATCAATAAGTAAATGAGAAAAAATTACTCAAAAAAGTATGTTCTTCTTTGTGCTTTCCTGATGATGTCATTCATGGCATTTTCACAAACCGGGAGTATTAAAGGAAAGGTATCTGACGAAACCAACCAGCCCCTCCCCGGTGCTACGGTTACCGTCGATGGTACCACTATTGGTTCAACTACCGACCCTAATGGTAACTACGCCATTAACAATGTTAAAGCCGGCACTTACACCCTAAGCGTAAAATTTATCGGTTATATTACCATCAAAAAAACAGTAACCGTTAACGGCGCAACGGTCGAAAACTTCAGCCTCGCTCCAGAAAGCAAAAGCCTGAACGAGGTAGTGGTTATAGGTTACGGTACCCAGCGCAAAAAAGATCTTTCAGGCGCAATCACCAACGTAACCGCCAAAGATTTTCAAAAAGGCGTCATCACTACCCCCGAGCAGTTAATTGCCGGCAAGGTTGCAGGTGTATCCGTAATATCAAACAGCGGCGCGCCTGGTGCAGGTAGTACTATCCGGATCCGTGGCGGTGCTTCATTAAGCGCAAGTAACGATCCGCTTATTGTTATTGATGGTGTGCCTATCAGCAACAGCAGTATCTCCGGTGCAGCCAACCCTTTAAGCCTCATCAACCCCAACGATATCGAATCGTTTTCGGTATTAAAAGATGCTTCTGCATCAGCTATTTATGGTAACAGGGCATCAAACGGTGTTATTTTGATCACCACCAAAAAAGGTAAAAGCGGCAAACCGGTTATTGATTTCAGCTCGCAGGTTTCGGCAAGCAAAATCCCTAAAGAAGCATCGGTGCTGACCGGCGACCAGGTACGCGACTATGTTAACACTAACGGTACCGCTGCTCAAAAAGCACTTTTAGGTACTGCAAGCACCGACTGGCAAAAGCAGATCTACCAAACAGGTATCACTACTGATAATAATATCAGCGTATCAGGCGCGGCAA from Mucilaginibacter sp. SJ includes:
- a CDS encoding alpha/beta hydrolase, producing the protein MKISFFTGKISALKSPSERLFLAGDFNGWNPADKAWELVKNNKGSYTLNKDLPAGIIHFKITRGSWNAVECDTAGKAVENRSLLVKGDTTVLLDIAGWQDNFARPEKRHTATARVSIISENFEIPQLGRQRRVWIYLPAGYEVGKTQYPVIYMHDGQNLFDEYTSAYGEWGIDELMDKLPGQQESIIVGVDHGGEFRITEYDPYNSKYGEGRGDDYIQFLINDLKPYIDKHYRTQSDAVHTTIAGSSMGGLISMYAALKYPEVFGNAGIFSPAFWIAPQIYDQAQQAVVSKNSRFYFVCGDAESESMVADMQKMADLLKSRGVRPGNAPVTIIKGASHNEKQWNGDWPGFYKWLMGFN